A part of Streptomyces sp. DSM 40750 genomic DNA contains:
- a CDS encoding ABC transporter permease produces the protein MSTTALDTQETRQTTGTAGRHTGGQRVTFPRVVHMEWIKLRSLRSTLYTLAITVALVVGLGLLFSGVVGSGDGPGQDDFGDPTSISLGGVTLAALAVAVLGVLMSAGEYATGSIRATLAAVPSRLPVLWGKVVVFAVVSFVLMFVAVLGAFLAGQSVLSSRGLDTTALSDPGVFRALVGAAVYLTGAGLIGLAVGVLLRNTAGAITLVVGALFVVPGLIQLLPSSWNDAIGPYLPSNAANAVMTVRTAGDSLSPGSGLVVFAGYIVVLLAGAAVLLKRRDA, from the coding sequence ATGAGCACCACCGCCCTCGACACACAGGAGACGCGGCAGACGACCGGGACCGCCGGTCGGCATACGGGCGGTCAGCGGGTGACCTTTCCGCGGGTCGTCCACATGGAATGGATCAAACTGCGATCGCTGCGCTCGACGCTCTACACGCTGGCGATCACCGTGGCCCTGGTCGTCGGCCTCGGACTGCTGTTCAGCGGTGTGGTCGGCTCGGGAGACGGTCCCGGGCAGGACGATTTCGGTGACCCGACCTCGATCAGCCTGGGCGGGGTGACGCTCGCCGCGCTGGCCGTCGCGGTGCTCGGGGTCCTGATGAGTGCCGGCGAGTACGCCACCGGGTCCATCCGCGCCACGCTGGCCGCGGTCCCGTCACGCCTGCCGGTGCTGTGGGGCAAGGTGGTCGTCTTCGCCGTGGTGAGCTTCGTGCTCATGTTCGTCGCGGTTCTCGGGGCTTTCCTGGCCGGTCAGTCGGTCCTGTCCTCGCGCGGTCTGGACACCACCGCGCTGTCCGATCCAGGGGTGTTCCGGGCGCTTGTCGGCGCGGCGGTCTACCTCACCGGTGCCGGGCTGATCGGCCTGGCGGTCGGCGTCCTGCTGCGCAACACCGCCGGTGCGATCACCCTCGTGGTGGGCGCGCTGTTCGTGGTGCCCGGCCTGATCCAGCTGCTGCCGAGCAGTTGGAACGACGCCATCGGCCCGTATCTGCCGTCGAACGCGGCGAACGCGGTCATGACGGTACGGACGGCAGGTGACTCGCTGTCACCCGGGTCCGGGCTCGTGGTGTTCGCCGGTTACATCGTCGTGCTTCTGGCCGGCGCAGCCGTCCTGCTCAAGCGACGCGACGCGTGA
- a CDS encoding sensor histidine kinase, whose amino-acid sequence MTGAHPRLLDAALATLVGGTGLLPLLVGRWPDGVRPSGADAVAAVAAFLLLLARRRAPLPVLALAVLGEVAFTVLASYPSRVLKVAVLIAVYTVARTVRRRIALVAVSATALALYAVITYASESAAGPEGGAAFAWTGMFAAVGGTVRTWHDYVAAMEERALRAEASKEAEARRRVAEERLRIARELHDVIAHHIALITIQAGVAGHFLRGRPDQAEVALGHIRDAGRTVLDELGPLLHVLRQSGDETDETQPTEPVPGLSRLGGLLESLTAAGLSVRHQQVGRPRPLPTAIDLAAYRVIQEGLTNAHKHGATAEADLLVDYGHDELRIRITNPLHSDPYPAPAAMGTGHGLTGMRERTHAVGGSLHAGSDADGRFRLAVHLPLPAAGPPTDTRTSDRSGTAPRATAVKGRQG is encoded by the coding sequence GTGACCGGCGCTCACCCGCGCCTGCTGGATGCCGCCCTCGCCACGCTCGTGGGCGGTACCGGCCTGCTGCCCCTGCTGGTCGGACGGTGGCCCGACGGCGTACGACCGTCGGGCGCTGACGCCGTCGCCGCGGTGGCCGCGTTCCTGCTTCTACTGGCCCGCCGCCGGGCACCGCTGCCCGTCCTGGCGCTGGCAGTGCTCGGGGAGGTGGCCTTCACCGTCCTCGCGTCGTATCCGTCGCGGGTGCTGAAGGTCGCCGTGTTGATCGCGGTCTACACCGTGGCCCGAACGGTCCGCCGGCGGATCGCCTTGGTCGCCGTCTCGGCCACGGCCCTCGCCCTGTACGCCGTCATCACCTATGCGTCGGAGTCGGCCGCCGGCCCGGAGGGTGGCGCCGCGTTCGCCTGGACCGGGATGTTCGCCGCCGTCGGAGGCACCGTACGCACCTGGCACGACTACGTCGCCGCGATGGAGGAGCGAGCGCTGCGGGCGGAGGCTAGCAAGGAAGCAGAGGCCCGCCGCCGGGTCGCCGAAGAGCGGCTGCGCATCGCGCGGGAACTCCACGACGTGATCGCCCACCACATCGCCCTGATCACCATTCAGGCAGGGGTCGCCGGTCACTTCCTGCGCGGCCGGCCGGATCAGGCCGAGGTGGCACTCGGTCACATCCGTGACGCCGGCCGCACGGTCCTGGACGAACTGGGCCCGCTACTGCACGTACTACGACAGTCCGGCGACGAGACGGACGAGACGCAGCCGACCGAGCCCGTGCCCGGCCTGTCCCGCCTCGGAGGGCTCCTCGAATCGCTGACCGCCGCCGGGCTGAGCGTCCGCCATCAGCAGGTCGGCCGCCCCCGCCCCCTGCCGACCGCCATCGACCTGGCCGCCTACCGCGTCATCCAGGAGGGCCTGACCAACGCACACAAGCACGGCGCGACCGCCGAGGCGGACCTGCTCGTCGACTACGGGCACGACGAACTGCGCATACGGATCACCAACCCCCTACACTCCGACCCGTACCCGGCGCCGGCCGCGATGGGCACCGGACACGGGCTGACGGGCATGCGCGAGCGCACCCACGCGGTCGGCGGCAGCCTCCATGCCGGATCGGACGCCGACGGTCGTTTTCGCCTCGCCGTGCATCTACCGCTGCCCGCAGCCGGACCACCGACCGACACCCGCACGTCGGATCGGTCCGGAACCGCCCCGCGCGCGACCGCCGTCAAGGGGAGACAGGGATGA
- a CDS encoding response regulator → MTIRVLLADDQTLVRTSFRMIIESDPDLEVVGEAATGEEAVGLARSTRADVVLMDIRMPNMDGLAATRAISADEDLAGVRVLILTTFEADEYVFEALRAGASGFLGKGVELSDLLDAIRLVARGEALLSPRATKALIAHYLSSPDRTSTPAPALTTLTERERQVLVLVAAGLSNDAIAEQLHISPSTAKTHVNRIMTKLGVRDRAQLVVIAYQTGYAHPGA, encoded by the coding sequence ATGACCATCCGCGTTCTGCTCGCCGACGACCAGACCCTCGTCCGCACCAGCTTCCGCATGATCATCGAGTCGGATCCGGACCTGGAGGTCGTCGGAGAGGCCGCGACGGGCGAAGAAGCGGTCGGACTGGCCCGCAGCACCCGTGCCGACGTCGTGCTGATGGACATCCGGATGCCCAACATGGACGGCCTCGCCGCCACGCGCGCCATCTCGGCGGACGAAGACCTCGCGGGCGTACGGGTGCTGATCCTGACGACCTTCGAAGCCGACGAGTACGTCTTCGAGGCGCTGCGTGCCGGGGCCAGCGGGTTCCTCGGAAAGGGCGTGGAGCTCTCCGACCTCCTCGACGCCATCCGGCTGGTCGCCCGTGGAGAGGCGCTGCTGTCACCCAGGGCGACCAAGGCACTCATCGCCCACTACCTCTCGTCCCCCGACAGGACGAGCACTCCGGCCCCGGCGCTGACGACCCTGACCGAACGCGAGCGCCAAGTGCTCGTCCTCGTGGCCGCCGGCCTCTCCAACGACGCCATCGCCGAACAGCTCCACATCTCGCCCTCGACCGCCAAGACCCACGTGAACCGCATCATGACCAAACTCGGCGTCCGCGACCGCGCCCAACTCGTCGTGATCGCCTACCAGACCGGCTACGCCCACCCCGGCGCATGA
- a CDS encoding acyltransferase family protein, whose amino-acid sequence MPSITSAEIRTVPASGRSAPPQGHALRLDIQGLRAVAVGLVVLSHAGVSQVSGGYIGVDVFFVISGFLITSLLLRELATTGWGSVPSFYARRALRLLPASSLVLAVTLGGAWLFLSKARLAEYAGDALAGALYALNFRLAAAGTDYLAQNSPPSPFQHFWSLAVEEQFYLVWPLLLLLTWRVARGRRRLVAVPLAVLCLGSFAAGVLMTNSSAPWAYFGSLTRAWELGAGALLALATGRLERLPAALAAPLTWLGLACVTLAAVWYDDETPFPGYHALLPVVGTALVLAGGCAPTPHGAGRLLGWRPLVWLGGLSYGWYLWHWPLLVIAPAALGRADGTAEVPLALGLSAAALGLAWLTFRLVENPVRFHRAFRGRSRRALALGAALSAGVSALSLTATAVPSTIEVGDPAPALAQALSRTPASQARLTELLTSSPTALPSNLAPPLPKVKSSRSAVYRDGCHVDYAATRTRPCVYGDRSSSRTVVLFGDSHAAQWFPALQRLATARGWKLVSLTKASCKVADVTIISGHKPYTACDTWRSDAMARIRTLRPALVVVSSSDAGDPARPAADPLHQWTTGFENTFRDLGTSGARVAALLDTPWPKGDPIDCAARNSLQLRACANHLPGATRDATRRAAIRTAASTTAATVIDPTPWLCAPRTGICPVVVADTAVYRDDSHLSEAYAEALAPVLAPQLDRLVGAP is encoded by the coding sequence ATGCCGAGCATCACGTCCGCCGAGATACGTACCGTCCCGGCGAGCGGCAGATCCGCACCGCCCCAAGGCCACGCCCTGCGGCTCGACATCCAGGGGCTGCGTGCGGTGGCCGTCGGGCTGGTGGTGCTCTCACACGCCGGCGTGTCCCAGGTCAGCGGCGGTTACATCGGTGTCGACGTCTTCTTCGTGATTTCCGGCTTCCTCATCACGTCGCTGCTGCTGCGCGAACTCGCCACCACCGGCTGGGGGTCGGTCCCTTCCTTCTACGCCCGCCGGGCACTGCGGCTGCTTCCCGCGTCGTCCCTGGTCCTCGCCGTCACGCTGGGCGGGGCGTGGCTCTTCCTGTCGAAGGCGCGGCTCGCCGAGTACGCGGGCGACGCCCTCGCCGGCGCGCTGTACGCGCTCAACTTCCGGCTGGCGGCGGCCGGTACGGACTACCTCGCCCAGAACAGCCCGCCGTCGCCGTTCCAGCACTTCTGGTCGCTCGCCGTGGAGGAGCAGTTCTACCTGGTGTGGCCGCTGCTCCTGCTGCTCACCTGGCGGGTCGCCCGCGGCCGGCGCCGACTGGTCGCGGTGCCGCTCGCAGTACTGTGCCTGGGGTCGTTCGCGGCGGGCGTTCTCATGACGAACTCCTCGGCGCCCTGGGCGTACTTCGGCTCCCTCACCCGGGCCTGGGAACTGGGCGCCGGTGCGCTCCTGGCACTCGCCACCGGCCGGCTGGAACGACTGCCCGCCGCCCTCGCGGCCCCGCTGACCTGGCTCGGCCTGGCCTGCGTCACGCTGGCAGCGGTCTGGTACGACGACGAGACGCCCTTTCCCGGCTACCACGCCCTCCTGCCGGTCGTCGGCACCGCGCTCGTGCTGGCCGGCGGCTGCGCGCCCACCCCGCACGGCGCGGGCCGGCTGCTGGGGTGGCGGCCACTGGTGTGGCTCGGCGGACTCTCGTACGGCTGGTACCTGTGGCACTGGCCGCTGCTGGTCATAGCCCCGGCGGCGCTGGGCCGCGCCGACGGCACCGCCGAAGTGCCACTCGCGCTCGGGCTGTCCGCGGCGGCGCTGGGCCTGGCGTGGCTGACTTTCCGTCTCGTCGAGAACCCGGTCCGCTTCCACCGGGCCTTCCGCGGGCGCTCCCGCCGTGCTCTGGCCCTCGGGGCCGCGCTGTCCGCGGGCGTCTCGGCGCTGTCCCTGACGGCGACGGCGGTCCCGTCGACGATCGAGGTGGGCGACCCCGCGCCCGCGCTGGCGCAGGCTCTCTCCCGCACACCGGCCTCGCAGGCACGTCTCACCGAACTCCTGACGTCGTCTCCCACCGCCCTGCCGAGCAACCTCGCCCCGCCCCTGCCGAAGGTGAAGTCCTCCCGCTCCGCGGTCTACCGGGACGGCTGCCACGTCGACTACGCCGCCACCCGCACCCGGCCCTGCGTCTACGGCGACCGGTCATCCTCCCGTACGGTCGTCCTCTTCGGCGACTCCCACGCGGCCCAGTGGTTCCCGGCCCTGCAACGGCTCGCGACCGCACGCGGCTGGAAGCTGGTCTCGTTGACGAAGGCCTCCTGCAAGGTCGCCGACGTGACCATCATCAGCGGCCACAAGCCGTACACCGCCTGCGACACCTGGCGCTCCGACGCCATGGCAAGGATCAGGACCCTGCGCCCCGCCCTGGTCGTCGTCTCCTCCTCGGACGCCGGCGACCCGGCCCGCCCCGCCGCCGACCCCCTCCACCAGTGGACCACCGGCTTCGAGAACACCTTCCGCGACCTGGGCACCTCAGGCGCCCGGGTCGCCGCCCTGCTCGACACCCCGTGGCCCAAGGGGGACCCGATCGACTGCGCTGCCAGGAACTCCCTGCAACTACGCGCCTGCGCGAACCACTTGCCGGGCGCGACCCGCGACGCGACCCGCCGTGCGGCCATCCGCACCGCCGCATCCACAACGGCCGCCACAGTCATCGACCCCACCCCCTGGCTCTGCGCCCCCCGCACCGGCATCTGCCCCGTAGTCGTCGCCGACACCGCCGTCTACCGCGACGACAGCCACCTCTCAGAGGCGTACGCCGAGGCGCTTGCCCCGGTTCTGGCGCCGCAGCTGGATCGCCTCGTGGGTGCGCCCTGA
- the lpdA gene encoding dihydrolipoyl dehydrogenase, with product MDEQGERFDVVVLGAGPGGYVAAIRAAQLGKRVAVVEEKYWGGVCLNVGCIPTKALLRNAELAHIFTREAKTFGIKVEGEVSFDYGEAFRRSRKVADGRVKGVHYLMKKNKITEISGRGTFLDPHTLQVADYDGNTRTIGFDHCVIAAGASPKLLPGTRRTSRVVTFEEQILAEDLPQSIVIAGAGAIGVEFAYVLHNYGVKVTVVEFLDRIAPLEDAEVSAELAKQYRRLGIDVLTSTRVESIDESGPQVRVTVTGKDGAQQVLEADKVLQAIGFAPNVTGYGLEKTGVRVTERGAIDVDGRCRTSVPHIYAIGDVTAKLMLAHAAEAMGVVAAETIADAETMELDYVMIPRATFCQPQIASFGYTEAQAREKGFDVQVAKFPFTANAKAHGLGDASGFVKLISDAKYGELLGGHLIGPDVTELLPELTLAQQWDLTVHEVARNVHAHPTLGEAVKEAVHGLAGHMINM from the coding sequence ATGGACGAGCAGGGTGAGCGCTTCGACGTCGTCGTACTCGGCGCGGGACCCGGCGGATACGTAGCCGCCATCCGGGCCGCCCAGTTGGGCAAGCGCGTCGCGGTCGTCGAGGAGAAGTACTGGGGCGGAGTCTGCCTGAACGTGGGCTGTATCCCCACCAAGGCCCTGCTGCGCAACGCCGAGCTCGCGCACATCTTCACGCGCGAGGCGAAGACCTTCGGCATCAAGGTCGAGGGTGAGGTCTCCTTCGACTACGGGGAGGCCTTCCGCCGCAGCCGGAAGGTCGCGGACGGCCGGGTCAAGGGCGTCCACTACCTGATGAAGAAGAACAAGATCACGGAAATCAGCGGTCGCGGCACGTTCCTCGACCCGCACACGCTCCAGGTGGCCGACTACGACGGCAACACCCGCACCATCGGCTTCGACCACTGCGTCATCGCCGCCGGGGCGAGCCCCAAGCTGCTGCCCGGCACCCGCCGTACGTCGCGCGTGGTGACGTTCGAGGAGCAGATCCTCGCCGAGGACCTGCCGCAGTCGATCGTGATCGCCGGTGCCGGGGCCATCGGCGTCGAGTTCGCCTACGTGCTGCACAACTACGGCGTGAAGGTCACCGTCGTCGAGTTCCTGGACCGGATCGCCCCGCTGGAGGACGCCGAGGTGTCCGCCGAACTGGCCAAGCAGTACCGGAGGTTGGGCATCGACGTGCTCACCTCGACCCGCGTCGAGTCCATCGACGAGTCCGGCCCGCAGGTCCGTGTCACGGTCACCGGCAAGGACGGCGCCCAGCAGGTCCTGGAGGCCGACAAGGTCCTGCAGGCGATCGGCTTCGCGCCGAACGTCACCGGTTACGGCCTGGAGAAGACCGGCGTGCGCGTCACCGAGCGCGGCGCGATCGACGTCGACGGCCGCTGCCGCACCTCCGTCCCGCACATCTACGCCATCGGCGACGTCACCGCGAAGCTGATGCTCGCGCATGCCGCCGAGGCGATGGGCGTGGTCGCCGCCGAGACGATCGCGGACGCGGAGACCATGGAGCTCGACTACGTGATGATCCCGCGCGCCACCTTCTGCCAGCCGCAGATCGCCAGCTTCGGCTACACCGAGGCGCAGGCGAGGGAGAAGGGTTTCGACGTCCAGGTGGCGAAGTTCCCGTTCACCGCGAACGCCAAGGCCCACGGCCTGGGCGACGCGAGCGGCTTCGTGAAGCTGATCAGCGACGCCAAGTACGGCGAGCTCCTCGGCGGCCACCTCATCGGCCCCGACGTCACCGAACTCCTCCCCGAACTGACCCTGGCCCAGCAGTGGGACCTCACGGTCCACGAGGTCGCCCGAAACGTCCATGCCCACCCCACCCTGGGCGAGGCGGTCAAGGAAGCCGTCCACGGCCTCGCAGGCCACATGATCAACATGTAG
- a CDS encoding SDR family oxidoreductase translates to MDLSTSNALVTGANRGFGRALAAELLGRGATVYAGARNPDQVDLPGVRPIALDITDPASVAAAAEATGDVTILVNNAGSSTGADLLAADLDDVRLEMDTHYFGTLSVARAFAPQIAANGGGTILNILSGLSWVSFPEFGAYCAAKSAQWSLTNALRLQLADQGIRVAGLHVGYMDTDMVRAVDAAKSDPADIARIAIDGIAAGAYEILADNAARQAQAALAGGVSALYPQLP, encoded by the coding sequence ATGGACCTCTCCACCAGCAACGCCCTTGTCACCGGAGCCAATCGGGGCTTCGGCCGGGCGCTCGCCGCCGAACTGCTCGGCCGTGGCGCCACCGTCTACGCCGGCGCCCGCAACCCCGACCAGGTCGACCTGCCGGGCGTCAGGCCGATCGCGCTCGACATCACCGACCCCGCCTCCGTCGCGGCCGCTGCAGAGGCCACCGGCGACGTGACGATCCTGGTCAACAACGCGGGGTCATCCACCGGCGCCGACCTGCTGGCCGCCGACCTGGACGACGTCCGCCTGGAGATGGACACCCACTACTTCGGCACCCTCTCGGTGGCCCGCGCCTTCGCACCCCAGATCGCGGCCAACGGCGGCGGGACGATCCTGAACATCCTGTCCGGCCTGTCCTGGGTCAGCTTCCCGGAATTCGGCGCCTACTGCGCCGCCAAGTCCGCGCAGTGGTCGCTCACCAACGCCCTGCGCCTCCAACTCGCCGACCAGGGCATCCGCGTGGCCGGCCTGCACGTCGGCTACATGGACACCGACATGGTCCGGGCCGTCGACGCGGCCAAGTCCGACCCCGCCGACATCGCGCGGATCGCCATCGACGGCATCGCCGCCGGCGCCTACGAGATCCTCGCGGACAACGCCGCCCGCCAGGCGCAGGCCGCGCTGGCAGGAGGCGTTTCAGCGCTTTACCCGCAGCTCCCCTGA
- a CDS encoding alpha/beta fold hydrolase: MGQPTVTTGVTQVDGVRLHYVRAGSGPLLVLLHGWPQTCDCWRPVLADLAADHTVVAPDLRGYGLSDKPTTGYDKRRMAADMAGLVEALGFERATVVGHDRGARVGHRWALDRPDQVERLAVLDIVPTREMFRRLDASLASGYWHWLFHMQPDLPERLVGHDIRGYLEYFFERWTYNRHGLTADAVDGYVRAFSRPGALRASLDDYRAMEEDTALDDIDAAEGRRLTMPLLALWGSAGLPARLPTLEIWRGYADDVTGAEIPECGHFIPEEQPEALLAHLKPFLAGRTSR, from the coding sequence ATGGGACAGCCGACAGTGACGACCGGAGTGACGCAGGTGGACGGGGTCCGCCTGCACTACGTCCGAGCCGGGTCCGGACCTCTGCTTGTCCTCCTCCACGGCTGGCCGCAGACCTGCGACTGCTGGCGGCCGGTACTGGCGGATCTCGCCGCCGACCACACCGTTGTGGCGCCGGACCTGCGCGGATACGGCCTGAGCGACAAGCCCACCACTGGTTACGACAAGCGGCGTATGGCCGCCGACATGGCAGGTCTCGTCGAGGCGCTCGGCTTCGAGCGGGCCACGGTCGTGGGCCACGACCGTGGCGCTCGCGTGGGGCACCGCTGGGCGTTGGACCGCCCGGACCAGGTGGAGCGGCTGGCCGTGCTCGACATCGTTCCCACCCGGGAGATGTTCCGCCGCTTGGACGCCTCGCTCGCCTCCGGGTACTGGCACTGGCTGTTCCACATGCAGCCCGATCTTCCCGAGCGCTTGGTGGGGCACGACATCCGCGGGTATCTCGAGTACTTCTTCGAGCGGTGGACCTACAACCGCCACGGACTCACAGCCGACGCGGTCGACGGCTACGTCCGCGCGTTCTCCCGCCCGGGCGCCCTGCGTGCGAGCCTCGACGACTACCGCGCCATGGAGGAGGACACCGCGCTCGACGACATCGACGCCGCCGAAGGCCGCCGCCTCACCATGCCGCTGCTGGCGCTGTGGGGTTCCGCGGGGCTTCCTGCCCGCCTGCCGACACTGGAGATCTGGCGTGGCTACGCGGACGACGTGACCGGTGCCGAGATCCCGGAGTGCGGCCACTTCATCCCGGAGGAGCAACCGGAGGCGCTGTTGGCGCATCTGAAGCCCTTCCTGGCCGGTCGGACGAGCCGGTGA
- a CDS encoding CGNR zinc finger domain-containing protein translates to MATDDMWIWDGGRVCLDFANTLRSRWRTTPEETLRGPDDLMGWLREALLLAPGTTDSATAAVLMSARQLRETVDRAVLAVADGGLPTSGDVTLLNRSAAAAPRPALQLAITHDRLEPAGTTTLAADPTLALALIAQDAVDLLLSAEIRRVRVCGADRCALRFLDRSPARNRRWCSMSRCGNRTKVRLHQARTRQSGRITES, encoded by the coding sequence GTGGCAACGGACGACATGTGGATCTGGGATGGCGGACGGGTCTGCCTGGACTTCGCCAACACCCTCCGAAGCCGGTGGAGAACCACTCCGGAGGAGACACTCCGGGGACCGGACGACCTGATGGGCTGGCTCCGGGAGGCCCTTCTGCTCGCACCGGGGACCACCGATTCCGCCACGGCAGCCGTTCTCATGTCCGCCCGACAGCTGCGCGAGACCGTCGACCGGGCCGTACTGGCAGTCGCCGACGGCGGACTGCCCACATCCGGCGACGTGACGCTGCTCAACCGATCGGCAGCTGCGGCCCCCAGACCCGCCCTGCAACTCGCCATCACCCACGACCGCCTGGAGCCCGCCGGCACCACGACCCTCGCCGCTGACCCCACACTCGCGCTGGCGCTCATCGCCCAGGACGCCGTCGACCTGCTTCTGTCCGCCGAGATCCGGCGCGTACGCGTCTGCGGAGCGGACCGCTGCGCACTGCGCTTCCTGGACCGCTCCCCGGCCCGCAACCGTCGCTGGTGCTCCATGTCCCGCTGCGGAAACCGCACGAAGGTCCGCCTCCATCAGGCGCGTACACGACAGAGCGGCCGGATTACGGAAAGCTGA
- a CDS encoding winged helix-turn-helix transcriptional regulator, translating to MDPRLDRDTSNCSIARTLEIVGEKWTILILREVWYGSSRFSDFERVLGCPRNLLATRLRMLVEEGILATETYKEPGSRSRPKYVITSKGMDLVPAVMGLLQWGDRYRADPEGPAVLARHRECGAHVDVRIRCERGHPVQAKDIESVPGPAFRMRSPE from the coding sequence ATGGACCCCCGACTCGACCGGGACACATCCAACTGCTCGATCGCGCGGACCCTGGAGATCGTGGGCGAGAAGTGGACGATCCTCATCCTGCGTGAGGTGTGGTACGGCTCGTCCCGGTTCAGTGACTTCGAACGTGTCCTGGGTTGTCCTCGTAACCTTCTGGCGACGCGGCTGCGGATGCTCGTGGAGGAAGGGATCCTGGCGACCGAGACGTACAAGGAGCCCGGTTCGCGGAGTCGGCCGAAGTATGTGATCACCTCCAAGGGCATGGATCTGGTGCCCGCCGTGATGGGGCTGCTGCAGTGGGGTGACCGTTACCGCGCGGACCCGGAAGGGCCGGCGGTACTGGCGCGACACCGCGAGTGCGGCGCGCACGTCGACGTCCGGATTCGCTGCGAACGAGGCCACCCGGTACAGGCAAAGGACATCGAGAGCGTCCCCGGCCCGGCCTTTCGTATGAGGTCGCCCGAGTGA
- a CDS encoding alpha/beta fold hydrolase translates to MDFVYRQLGPDDGVPLILLIHLAGNLDNWDPRVVDGLAARRRVITFGNRGVGGSGGSTPDTIEGMAHDAVRFIRALGFDQVDLFGLSMGGFIAQVVAEEEPRLVRKVVLAGTGPAGGHGIDKVPALAIQATIKGALTRQDPKLSLFFTDTAGGRRAGRAFLRRLKERTDNRDKDISPPSLRAQLKAVKRWGRQSPSNLSAVRQPVLVANGDNDRMVPSQNTLDLAARLPMSALVPLYPDSGHGAIFQHHEDFVARALGFLDS, encoded by the coding sequence GTGGACTTCGTCTATCGGCAGCTCGGCCCCGATGACGGCGTGCCGCTGATCCTCCTGATCCACCTGGCCGGAAACCTGGACAACTGGGATCCGCGCGTCGTCGACGGACTCGCCGCACGACGTCGGGTGATCACCTTCGGGAACCGCGGGGTGGGCGGGTCGGGCGGCTCCACGCCGGACACGATCGAAGGGATGGCCCACGACGCGGTGCGGTTCATCCGCGCCCTTGGCTTCGACCAGGTCGATCTGTTCGGTCTGTCGATGGGCGGCTTCATCGCGCAGGTCGTCGCGGAAGAAGAACCGCGCCTCGTCCGCAAGGTCGTCCTCGCGGGCACGGGCCCCGCCGGCGGCCATGGCATCGACAAGGTTCCGGCTCTTGCCATCCAGGCCACGATCAAGGGCGCCCTGACCCGCCAGGACCCGAAGCTCTCCCTCTTCTTCACCGACACCGCAGGCGGCCGAAGGGCAGGACGAGCCTTCCTGCGACGACTGAAGGAGCGCACGGACAACCGCGACAAGGACATCTCACCGCCGTCGCTCCGTGCCCAATTGAAGGCCGTCAAGCGGTGGGGCCGCCAGTCACCGTCAAACCTGTCGGCCGTGCGCCAACCCGTCCTCGTGGCAAACGGTGACAACGACCGGATGGTGCCCAGCCAGAACACACTCGACCTGGCCGCTCGTCTGCCCATGAGCGCACTTGTCCCCCTCTACCCCGATTCCGGCCACGGGGCAATCTTCCAGCACCACGAGGATTTCGTCGCAAGGGCGCTGGGGTTCCTCGACTCCTGA
- a CDS encoding GlxA family transcriptional regulator, which yields MASMHRVVVLAVDGVYPFELGIPSRVFEAADGRYEVLTCSVDGRPVRTNSDFSITVEHGPEALRTADTVVIPPFVTTAVTKEVPQAVVQAIASVTPGTRLVSICTGAFVLAAAGLLDGRPATTHWVVADLFRACFPQVALDPDVLFIDDGDVLTSAGAASGLDVCLHIIRKDHGSEVANQVARMCVVPPWRDGGQAQYIQHPVPEATASGTATARQWALENLHEPMTLTDLAEHSHMSLRTFARRFTEEVGMSPGRWLIQQRVDRARHLLETTDLPVDEIAGQVGFAGGTSLREHLHAAIGVSPLTYRRTFRGALSPTH from the coding sequence ATGGCATCCATGCACCGAGTCGTCGTTCTGGCCGTGGACGGTGTGTACCCCTTCGAACTGGGCATTCCCAGCCGGGTCTTCGAGGCGGCGGACGGCCGCTACGAGGTTCTCACCTGCAGCGTCGACGGCCGCCCGGTACGCACCAACTCCGACTTCTCGATCACCGTCGAGCACGGCCCGGAGGCGCTGCGCACCGCCGACACCGTCGTCATCCCGCCCTTCGTCACCACCGCCGTCACGAAGGAAGTACCGCAAGCCGTGGTCCAGGCGATCGCCTCCGTGACCCCAGGCACCCGCCTCGTATCAATCTGCACCGGCGCCTTCGTCCTCGCCGCAGCCGGCCTCCTCGACGGCAGGCCGGCCACCACCCACTGGGTCGTCGCCGACCTCTTCCGCGCATGCTTCCCTCAGGTCGCACTGGACCCCGACGTCCTCTTCATCGACGACGGAGATGTGCTGACCTCGGCCGGTGCCGCCTCCGGGCTCGACGTCTGCCTGCACATCATCCGCAAGGACCACGGCAGTGAAGTCGCCAACCAGGTGGCCCGCATGTGCGTCGTGCCCCCGTGGCGCGACGGAGGACAGGCGCAGTACATCCAGCACCCGGTGCCCGAGGCCACGGCCAGCGGAACGGCCACCGCCCGCCAGTGGGCCCTGGAGAACCTCCACGAGCCCATGACGCTCACGGACCTCGCCGAGCACTCCCACATGAGCCTGCGCACCTTCGCCCGCCGCTTCACCGAAGAGGTGGGCATGAGCCCGGGACGCTGGCTGATCCAGCAGCGCGTCGACCGGGCACGACACCTCTTGGAAACCACCGACCTGCCGGTGGACGAGATCGCCGGCCAAGTCGGCTTCGCCGGCGGCACATCGCTACGTGAACACCTGCATGCCGCCATCGGCGTCTCACCGCTCACCTACCGGCGCACCTTCCGCGGCGCCCTGTCCCCCACACACTGA